A region of Myxococcus stipitatus DSM 14675 DNA encodes the following proteins:
- a CDS encoding DUF6438 domain-containing protein: MRRTQGDTFTSAYSIQAYSDGCVVYEGRDLVESQGRHEFRLTEAQLGHLRKLLTTHVRTEEVYGDAEGRHYACPHGELNAPGIVLLAPEVGVTRPICYPDYASMAYPSMLGGVDYAIDEVLGSARWTGCKHRVTGLGGC, encoded by the coding sequence ATGCGGCGCACGCAGGGTGACACCTTCACGTCCGCGTACTCCATCCAGGCCTACAGCGATGGATGCGTTGTGTATGAAGGCAGAGACCTGGTGGAGAGCCAAGGCAGACACGAGTTCCGGCTGACCGAAGCGCAGCTCGGACACCTGCGGAAGCTCCTGACCACCCACGTCCGCACCGAGGAGGTCTACGGAGACGCGGAGGGACGGCACTACGCATGCCCTCATGGGGAGCTCAACGCGCCGGGAATCGTGTTGCTGGCACCAGAGGTGGGGGTCACTCGGCCCATCTGCTATCCCGACTACGCCTCCATGGCGTATCCCTCGATGCTCGGTGGAGTCGATTACGCGATTGATGAGGTGCTGGGCTCCGCCCGTTGGACGGGATGCAAGCACCGGGTGACAGGGCTTGGTGGGTGCTGA
- a CDS encoding HD domain-containing protein, whose protein sequence is MHTDTLQSRLDFLREAEKLKDVLRSGHTSSGRPESTAEHTWRLCLMALVFGDALPGLDPLKLLQMCIVHDLGEAIHGDIPAIHQGAHPDKGAREREDLRHLTRMLDAPLRERIRSLWDEYEQASSPEAQAVKALDKLETILQHTQGMNPADFDYAFNLAYGRKYTDGHPLFSALRALIDADTTRRMVGEESPKPPPRGT, encoded by the coding sequence ATGCACACCGACACCCTCCAGAGTCGCCTCGACTTCCTCCGGGAGGCGGAGAAGCTCAAGGACGTCCTCCGAAGTGGCCACACCTCCTCCGGCCGGCCGGAGAGCACCGCCGAGCACACCTGGCGGCTGTGCCTGATGGCCCTCGTGTTCGGCGACGCACTGCCGGGACTCGACCCGCTCAAGCTCCTTCAGATGTGCATCGTCCACGACCTGGGCGAAGCCATCCACGGCGACATCCCCGCCATCCACCAGGGCGCCCACCCCGACAAGGGCGCACGAGAGCGCGAAGACCTGCGGCACCTGACGCGGATGCTCGACGCGCCCCTTCGAGAGCGCATCCGCTCCCTGTGGGACGAATACGAACAGGCCTCGTCTCCCGAGGCCCAGGCCGTGAAGGCGCTCGACAAGCTGGAGACGATTCTCCAGCACACCCAGGGCATGAACCCCGCCGACTTCGACTACGCCTTCAACCTCGCCTACGGCCGCAAGTACACCGACGGCCATCCCTTGTTCAGCGCCTTGCGTGCCCTCATCGACGCGGACACGACTCGGCGTATGGTGGGCGAGGAGTCCCCCAAGCCCCCTCCCCGAGGAACGTGA
- a CDS encoding GNAT family N-acetyltransferase, giving the protein MPVTLRPEAPADSAAIEHVTVAAFKNAPHTDHTEQFIVNALRRAGAMTVSLVAEDGGILVGHVALSPVSISSGARGWYGLGPISVLPDRQGQGIGAQLMNASMAALKDLGAAGCVLLGDPAFYSRFGFQPQPGLVLPGVPPEYFQALRFHGDWPEGTVTYHDAFNATS; this is encoded by the coding sequence ATGCCCGTGACGCTCCGGCCCGAAGCTCCCGCGGACAGCGCGGCCATCGAACACGTGACGGTCGCCGCGTTCAAGAACGCGCCCCACACGGACCACACCGAGCAGTTCATCGTCAACGCGCTCCGCCGCGCCGGAGCGATGACCGTGTCCCTGGTCGCGGAGGACGGCGGCATCCTCGTCGGCCACGTCGCCCTCTCGCCCGTGAGCATCTCCTCCGGCGCCCGGGGCTGGTACGGACTGGGGCCCATCTCCGTGCTGCCTGACCGCCAGGGACAAGGCATCGGCGCGCAGTTGATGAACGCCTCGATGGCCGCGCTGAAAGACCTGGGCGCGGCGGGCTGCGTGTTGCTCGGAGACCCGGCCTTCTACAGCCGCTTCGGCTTCCAGCCCCAGCCCGGCCTGGTGCTCCCCGGCGTGCCTCCCGAGTACTTCCAGGCCCTGCGCTTCCACGGCGACTGGCCCGAGGGCACGGTGACGTATCACGACGCGTTCAACGCGACGTCGTGA
- a CDS encoding lipoprotein produces MGLRSWRGVGLSGALWALLACSSTASKTEAAEATVRRFFEALPSGDCEVLGPLLATGGSMRPCEEAVREMREHGLSLVDIVESRLDGRDSDAVLVRARVAQDGEVGQEPWVLRVERRSGGWRVRF; encoded by the coding sequence ATGGGCCTCCGGAGTTGGCGGGGTGTCGGGCTGAGCGGGGCGCTGTGGGCCCTGCTCGCGTGTTCGTCCACGGCCTCGAAGACGGAGGCCGCGGAGGCGACGGTGCGGCGCTTCTTCGAGGCGCTTCCGTCGGGCGACTGCGAGGTGCTGGGGCCGCTGCTGGCGACTGGAGGCAGCATGCGCCCGTGCGAGGAGGCCGTGCGGGAGATGCGGGAGCATGGCCTGTCGCTGGTGGACATCGTGGAGTCGAGGTTGGATGGCAGGGATTCGGACGCGGTGCTGGTGCGGGCGCGAGTCGCGCAGGACGGCGAAGTGGGCCAGGAGCCGTGGGTGTTGCGCGTGGAGCGGCGGTCTGGTGGTTGGCGCGTGCGTTTCTGA
- a CDS encoding CheR family methyltransferase, whose product MKDQDCAELLQWIAPRLRLRPEGFRRVRGQVCKRMARRLATLGLTSVSAYRARLESDPEEWAVLDSLCRVTVSRFYRDARIFDVLREELLPPLLESSPVLRVWSAGCASGEEPYTVSILFRLGLLPRFPAARLELLATEVDAGLLERARRGCYPRGTLRELPADWVARAFPGPDEAPCLSPEYREGLVFQREDLRAGMPEGPFQLVLCRNVAFTYFAPPLQREVLAGLVARLAPGGLLVTGAEESLPEGGVALERVAGPLPIFRVPGPSAPAKHRLDVSGGM is encoded by the coding sequence GTGAAGGACCAGGACTGCGCGGAGCTGCTGCAATGGATTGCGCCGCGGCTGCGGCTGCGGCCGGAAGGCTTCCGGCGGGTGCGCGGGCAGGTCTGCAAGCGCATGGCGCGGAGGCTCGCGACCTTGGGGCTCACGAGTGTCTCGGCGTATCGCGCGCGGCTGGAGTCGGACCCGGAGGAGTGGGCGGTGCTGGATTCACTCTGCCGCGTCACGGTCTCCCGCTTCTATCGGGACGCCCGCATCTTCGACGTGCTGCGCGAGGAGCTGTTGCCGCCGTTGCTGGAGTCCTCGCCGGTGCTGCGAGTCTGGAGCGCGGGGTGTGCCTCCGGTGAGGAGCCCTACACGGTGAGCATCCTGTTCCGGTTGGGGTTGCTGCCGCGTTTCCCTGCGGCGCGCTTGGAGCTCCTCGCCACGGAGGTGGATGCGGGGCTGCTCGAGCGGGCGCGGCGGGGGTGTTATCCGCGAGGGACGCTGCGGGAGTTGCCGGCCGACTGGGTGGCGCGCGCCTTCCCGGGGCCGGATGAGGCGCCGTGTCTTTCGCCCGAGTATCGGGAGGGGCTCGTCTTCCAGCGGGAGGACTTGCGGGCGGGCATGCCGGAGGGGCCGTTCCAGCTCGTGCTGTGTCGCAACGTCGCGTTCACGTACTTCGCGCCGCCGCTCCAGCGGGAGGTGCTGGCGGGGCTGGTGGCGAGGCTTGCTCCGGGAGGGCTGCTCGTCACGGGAGCGGAGGAGTCATTGCCGGAGGGAGGCGTCGCGTTGGAGCGTGTCGCGGGGCCGCTGCCCATCTTCCGCGTCCCGGGTCCCTCCGCACCCGCGAAACACAGGCTCGATGTTTCAGGCGGGATGTGA
- a CDS encoding M3 family metallopeptidase, which produces MKRLTALTLSAALTAAGCTSGTMATQPTTPAEQAPAPTPPAQAAPAPKSLPAPRTSELLSGTVETFTAACTADIERAQAQVTALKKLDARKDGPAVLAAYDEAMGSLIASANRASLAREVHPQAPFRDAARECEQRVDATNVDISQDRGVYDALSAVDLSQADGPTRYWMERTLLDFRRAGVDRDDATRARVKALNEELLKLGQQFGKNIAEGVRQESFSAKELAGLPADYVKAHPAGKDGKVVITTNYPDYFPFMTYAKDAKAREKMWRTYRQRAFPGNQEVLAQLIAKRHELATLLGYTSWAAYTTETKMTRTQQAAADFIDRLSTATQARAKQEFGELLARKKKDVPNAKTLEPWDHDYYEDRLRAERFGFDSQVVRPYFEYSRVKAGVLDITSRIWGITYRRAEDAKVWHSEVEAYDVLEGDTLLGRIYLDMHPRDDKYKHAAQFDLAQGQAGKRLPEGTLVCNFARPGELMTHDEVETFFHEFGHLLHAVFSGKQQWSGISGIRTEWDFVETPSMLLQQWANSPEVLKEFAKHHETNAAIPAELVEKLRTSKEFGIGLWARRQLFLSAVSLDYYSRKPGFDTSAALVEQQTKLSPFKHEYRPGTHFELAFGHLDGYSAAYYTYLWSSVIAKDLETEFQKHGYLDRETAMKYRRTVLEPGGAKPAAELVKDFLGRDYGFDAYRAYVDAAKAK; this is translated from the coding sequence TTGAAGAGACTGACTGCGCTCACCCTGTCGGCGGCCCTGACGGCGGCTGGCTGCACGAGTGGCACCATGGCCACCCAGCCGACCACTCCCGCCGAGCAAGCGCCCGCCCCCACCCCTCCCGCCCAGGCCGCGCCGGCCCCCAAGTCGCTCCCGGCGCCGCGCACCTCCGAGCTGCTCTCGGGGACGGTGGAGACGTTCACCGCCGCGTGCACCGCCGACATCGAGCGGGCCCAGGCGCAAGTCACCGCGCTGAAGAAGCTGGACGCCCGCAAGGACGGCCCCGCCGTGCTCGCCGCGTATGACGAAGCGATGGGCTCGCTCATCGCCTCGGCCAACCGCGCGAGCCTGGCCCGCGAGGTCCACCCGCAGGCCCCCTTCCGCGACGCCGCCCGCGAGTGCGAGCAGCGCGTGGACGCCACCAACGTGGACATCTCCCAGGACCGCGGCGTCTATGACGCCCTCTCCGCCGTGGACCTGTCCCAGGCGGACGGCCCGACGCGCTACTGGATGGAGCGCACGCTGCTGGACTTCCGCCGCGCCGGCGTGGACCGCGACGACGCCACGCGCGCCCGGGTGAAGGCCCTCAACGAGGAGCTGCTCAAGCTGGGCCAGCAGTTCGGCAAGAACATCGCCGAGGGCGTGCGTCAGGAGTCCTTCTCCGCGAAGGAGCTGGCCGGGCTGCCCGCGGACTACGTGAAGGCGCACCCCGCGGGGAAGGACGGCAAGGTGGTCATCACGACCAACTACCCCGACTACTTCCCCTTCATGACGTACGCGAAGGACGCCAAGGCGCGCGAGAAGATGTGGCGCACCTACCGGCAGCGCGCGTTCCCCGGCAACCAGGAGGTGCTCGCGCAGCTCATCGCCAAGCGGCACGAGCTGGCGACGCTGCTGGGCTACACGAGCTGGGCGGCGTACACCACCGAGACGAAGATGACCCGCACGCAGCAGGCGGCGGCGGACTTCATCGACCGGCTGTCCACGGCCACGCAGGCGCGGGCGAAGCAGGAGTTCGGCGAGCTGCTCGCGCGCAAGAAGAAGGACGTCCCCAACGCCAAGACGCTGGAGCCGTGGGACCACGACTACTACGAAGACCGGCTGCGCGCGGAGCGCTTCGGCTTCGACTCGCAGGTGGTGCGTCCCTACTTCGAGTACAGCCGGGTGAAGGCCGGCGTGCTGGACATCACCTCGCGCATCTGGGGCATCACCTACCGCCGCGCGGAGGACGCCAAGGTCTGGCACTCCGAGGTGGAGGCCTACGACGTGCTCGAGGGCGACACGCTCCTGGGCCGCATCTACCTGGACATGCACCCGCGCGATGACAAGTACAAGCACGCGGCGCAGTTCGACCTGGCGCAGGGCCAGGCCGGCAAGCGGCTCCCGGAAGGCACCCTGGTGTGCAACTTCGCGCGCCCCGGCGAGCTGATGACCCACGACGAGGTGGAGACGTTCTTCCACGAGTTCGGCCACCTGCTGCACGCCGTCTTCTCCGGCAAGCAGCAGTGGAGCGGCATCAGCGGCATCCGCACGGAGTGGGACTTCGTGGAGACGCCGTCCATGCTCCTCCAGCAGTGGGCCAACAGCCCCGAGGTGCTCAAGGAGTTCGCCAAGCACCACGAGACGAACGCGGCGATTCCCGCGGAGCTGGTGGAGAAGCTGCGCACGTCGAAGGAGTTCGGCATCGGCCTGTGGGCGCGCCGGCAGCTCTTCCTGTCCGCGGTGAGCCTGGACTACTACTCGCGCAAGCCGGGCTTCGACACCTCGGCGGCGCTGGTGGAGCAGCAGACGAAGCTCAGCCCCTTCAAGCACGAGTACCGTCCCGGCACCCACTTCGAGCTCGCCTTCGGGCACCTGGATGGGTACTCGGCGGCGTACTACACGTACCTGTGGTCCTCCGTCATCGCGAAGGACCTGGAGACGGAGTTCCAGAAGCACGGCTACCTGGACCGTGAGACGGCGATGAAGTACCGCCGCACGGTGCTGGAGCCCGGTGGCGCCAAGCCCGCCGCGGAGCTGGTGAAGGACTTCCTCGGCCGCGACTACGGCTTCGACGCGTACCGCGCCTACGTCGACGCCGCGAAGGCGAAGTAG